Proteins encoded by one window of Moorella humiferrea:
- the dsrB gene encoding dissimilatory-type sulfite reductase subunit beta encodes MALSQERLGKYNPEKPTENRITDIGPRHFWDFFPPVIQKNYGKWLYHDILEPGIMVHVSETGDKVFTVRCGGARFMTAENIREICDIADKYCDGYVRFTTRNNIEFMVTSYEKLQALKQDLLSRKYITGSYKYPIGGTGAGVTNIVHTQGYIHCHTPATDASSMVKALMDELMDYFTGMTLPAHVRISVACCLNMCGAVHCSDIALLGIHRKPPIVDDNIDSVCEIPLAIAACPVGALSPGKTEDGRKTIKVKEERCMFCGNCYTMCPALPIADKLGDGVAVLAGGKISNRISEPKFSKVIVPWLPNNFPRFPEVVATVKKIIEVYASEARKYERIGDWAERIGWEKFFEKCDLPFTEHLIDDYRLAYDTYRTSTQFKYTRAAWEVSKAAGGIDE; translated from the coding sequence ATGGCTTTATCACAAGAACGCCTTGGCAAGTATAATCCGGAGAAACCGACGGAAAACCGCATAACCGACATCGGACCCCGGCATTTCTGGGATTTCTTCCCCCCTGTTATTCAAAAGAACTATGGGAAATGGCTGTACCACGACATCCTGGAACCGGGGATCATGGTCCACGTCTCTGAAACGGGAGACAAGGTTTTTACCGTTAGATGCGGCGGTGCCCGGTTCATGACGGCCGAAAACATTCGGGAGATCTGCGATATCGCCGACAAGTACTGCGACGGCTACGTCCGCTTTACCACCCGTAATAACATCGAATTTATGGTGACCAGCTACGAGAAACTGCAGGCATTAAAACAGGACCTTTTAAGCCGGAAATATATTACGGGAAGTTATAAGTACCCCATCGGTGGTACGGGCGCCGGCGTAACCAATATCGTCCACACCCAGGGCTATATTCACTGTCATACCCCGGCTACCGACGCTTCCTCTATGGTGAAAGCCCTCATGGACGAGCTTATGGATTATTTTACGGGTATGACCCTGCCGGCCCACGTTAGAATTTCGGTAGCCTGCTGTTTGAACATGTGCGGGGCCGTCCATTGCTCAGACATCGCCCTGCTTGGAATTCACCGCAAACCGCCCATTGTCGACGACAATATCGATTCCGTCTGTGAAATTCCCCTGGCCATAGCCGCCTGTCCGGTGGGGGCCTTGTCACCGGGTAAAACGGAAGACGGCAGGAAGACCATAAAAGTTAAAGAAGAACGCTGTATGTTCTGCGGCAACTGCTATACCATGTGTCCCGCTCTGCCCATTGCCGACAAGCTCGGTGACGGCGTTGCCGTTCTGGCGGGAGGAAAAATTTCCAACCGCATCAGCGAACCCAAATTTTCCAAGGTCATAGTACCGTGGCTGCCCAACAATTTCCCCCGCTTCCCGGAAGTAGTGGCTACGGTGAAAAAGATCATTGAAGTATACGCCAGTGAGGCCAGGAAATATGAACGTATCGGCGACTGGGCGGAGAGAATAGGCTGGGAAAAATTCTTTGAGAAATGCGATCTGCCATTTACCGAGCACCTGATTGACGATTATCGCCTGGCTTACGATACCTACCGCACCAGCACCCAATTCAAATACACCAGGGCGGCCTGGGAGGTATCTAAAGCTGCCGGGGGTATCGACGAGTAA
- the selD gene encoding selenide, water dikinase SelD, translating to MGQADKPKLTQLSCSSGUAAKVGPGTLNQILQYLPAMEHPDLLVGMNSVDDAGVYRLTDDLAIIQTVDFFTPIVDDPYLYGQIAAANSLSDVYAMGGTPLTAMNIVAFPTKKVDINVLGEILKGGAEKVLEAGAVLVGGHSIEDEEPKYGLAVTGIVHPEKIVTNCGARPGDRLILTKPLGTGIITTAIKAEMATPELEQEVSRWMATLNRDASAAMVAVGVHACTDITGFGLLGHGLEMAKGSGVNLVFHAGAIPVFPQAREFAAMGLIPGGAYNNRRHIEKDVKVGAGVPEDLFDILCDPQTSGGLLIAVAEEKTKALLAALKERGVTAAAVIGEVDHGSGEIVVLP from the coding sequence ATGGGACAAGCCGATAAACCTAAACTAACCCAGCTTTCATGCAGCTCCGGGTGAGCGGCCAAGGTGGGTCCGGGGACCCTGAATCAGATACTCCAGTACCTTCCGGCAATGGAGCATCCCGATCTCCTGGTAGGCATGAACAGCGTTGACGATGCCGGCGTGTACCGCCTCACGGACGACCTGGCCATTATTCAAACGGTGGATTTTTTTACGCCCATTGTCGACGATCCCTACCTTTACGGCCAGATAGCAGCGGCCAACTCATTAAGCGATGTCTACGCCATGGGCGGTACGCCCCTGACGGCCATGAATATCGTAGCCTTTCCCACCAAGAAGGTTGATATAAATGTGCTGGGGGAGATCCTTAAGGGCGGGGCTGAAAAGGTCCTAGAAGCCGGCGCCGTTTTAGTCGGCGGTCACAGCATCGAAGATGAAGAACCGAAATATGGACTGGCCGTAACCGGCATCGTTCATCCTGAGAAAATAGTAACGAACTGCGGAGCCCGGCCGGGCGACCGGCTGATTCTTACTAAACCGCTGGGTACGGGTATTATAACTACGGCCATCAAAGCCGAAATGGCAACGCCCGAACTGGAACAGGAAGTCAGTCGATGGATGGCCACCTTAAACCGTGATGCGTCTGCGGCCATGGTGGCCGTCGGCGTCCATGCCTGCACGGACATTACCGGCTTCGGGCTTTTGGGTCATGGACTGGAAATGGCCAAAGGAAGCGGCGTGAACCTGGTGTTCCATGCAGGAGCCATTCCCGTCTTTCCCCAAGCCCGGGAGTTTGCCGCCATGGGCCTGATACCAGGTGGGGCTTATAACAACCGCCGTCACATTGAAAAGGATGTAAAGGTGGGGGCCGGCGTCCCCGAGGACCTTTTTGACATCCTCTGCGATCCCCAGACATCCGGGGGCTTATTAATCGCCGTGGCGGAAGAAAAAACGAAAGCCTTACTGGCGGCTTTAAAAGAAAGGGGAGTTACGGCGGCCGCGGTTATCGGTGAAGTAGACCACGGTTCGGGTGAGATAGTTGTCCTACCATAA
- a CDS encoding tetratricopeptide repeat protein: MAEPRDFEAFIAEQKRMLAENPECATALYNLGVSYMQQGKWDEAIAAFEEAIANSGRMFEAYVNLGYIYWQRGEMEKVIAANKKAIAIEPRYARGYANLGFAYSQMGRTEEAIANLEKAIELNPRMVQAWNNLANCYLQQGDVDRAIATGQKMLEIAPDFGLGHNNLAYAYYLKGDFARAIAHVDRALALGFEVHPDFLEKLAPHRRD, from the coding sequence ATGGCGGAACCTCGCGATTTTGAAGCCTTTATTGCCGAGCAAAAACGAATGCTGGCGGAAAATCCCGAATGCGCCACGGCCCTCTACAACCTGGGGGTTTCCTATATGCAGCAGGGCAAATGGGATGAGGCCATAGCCGCCTTTGAAGAAGCCATTGCCAACAGCGGCCGCATGTTTGAAGCTTATGTAAATTTAGGCTATATTTACTGGCAGCGGGGTGAGATGGAAAAGGTAATAGCCGCCAATAAAAAGGCCATCGCCATTGAACCGCGCTATGCCCGCGGTTACGCCAACCTGGGTTTTGCCTATTCCCAAATGGGGCGGACAGAGGAGGCCATTGCCAACTTGGAAAAGGCCATTGAACTTAACCCCAGAATGGTACAGGCATGGAACAACCTGGCCAATTGTTATCTGCAGCAGGGGGACGTCGACAGGGCCATCGCCACCGGCCAGAAAATGCTGGAAATAGCGCCCGACTTTGGCCTGGGCCACAACAACCTGGCCTATGCCTATTATTTAAAGGGGGACTTTGCCAGGGCTATTGCCCATGTCGATCGCGCCCTGGCCCTTGGTTTTGAGGTGCATCCGGATTTTCTTGAAAAACTGGCGCCCCACCGCAGGGATTAA
- a CDS encoding sulfurtransferase TusA family protein, whose amino-acid sequence MTRKILDCRGMNCTAPLMKTAKQMQKLKPGELLEVWVDDLAAEFDLPAWCQQAGHTIIKKEIREDYYSYLIRKKAPS is encoded by the coding sequence GTGACCCGGAAAATACTGGACTGCCGGGGCATGAACTGTACCGCACCGCTTATGAAGACGGCCAAGCAGATGCAGAAGCTAAAACCGGGCGAACTGCTGGAGGTATGGGTGGACGATCTGGCGGCAGAGTTCGATTTGCCTGCATGGTGTCAGCAGGCAGGTCATACTATTATCAAAAAAGAAATACGCGAAGACTATTATTCCTACTTAATTCGCAAGAAAGCGCCTTCTTAA
- the dsrA gene encoding dissimilatory-type sulfite reductase subunit alpha, translated as MEFKPKRPQKEIKYEELRIYTDEELHNYSEEELKDFKIKHSIPMLEELEKGPWPSFVTDAKREALRRKKLPKDRLMLDQDVVDDLLGQLELSFEDGETHWKHGGIVGVFGYGGGVIGRYSDVPEKYPSVAHFHTIRVNQPASKFYKTDFLRALCDLWEFRGSGLFNMHGSTGDIILLGTTTEQLEPIFYDLTHELDQDLGGSGSNLRTPSCCIGKARCEFACIDTQNLCYELTTHYQDELHRPAFPYKFKIKIDGCPNGCVASIARSDMSLIGTWRDEIRIDQEAVQAYIRGEIQPNGGAHSGRDWGPFDIQKEVIDLCPTGCMAMEDGKLVINNEECNRCMHCINVMPRALRPGVDTGVSVLFGAKAPILEGAQLSVLTIPFMKAEPPYDNIKELLEKVWDWWIEEGKNRERLGELIQRKGLPKFLEVLGVPAAPQMVKMPRTNPYIFWKEEDVPGGWKRDIKEYRQRHKR; from the coding sequence ATGGAATTTAAACCCAAGCGACCGCAAAAGGAAATAAAGTATGAAGAACTGCGTATTTACACCGACGAAGAATTGCATAATTATAGCGAAGAAGAGTTAAAGGATTTTAAGATCAAACACAGTATACCTATGTTGGAAGAATTAGAGAAGGGGCCTTGGCCGAGCTTTGTCACCGATGCCAAACGCGAGGCGCTGCGGCGCAAAAAGCTCCCCAAGGACCGCCTCATGCTTGACCAGGATGTAGTGGACGACCTCCTGGGGCAACTGGAATTGTCTTTTGAAGACGGGGAAACCCATTGGAAACATGGAGGTATCGTCGGCGTATTCGGATACGGCGGTGGTGTAATCGGGCGTTATTCCGACGTGCCGGAAAAATATCCTTCGGTGGCCCATTTCCATACCATACGGGTAAATCAACCGGCCAGCAAATTCTATAAAACTGATTTTCTCAGGGCCCTATGCGATCTCTGGGAGTTCCGGGGCAGCGGTCTCTTTAATATGCATGGGTCTACGGGCGACATTATTCTTTTAGGTACCACCACCGAACAGCTGGAACCCATCTTTTATGATTTGACCCATGAGCTCGATCAGGACCTGGGTGGCTCGGGCTCCAACCTGCGCACGCCTTCTTGTTGCATCGGCAAGGCTCGCTGCGAGTTTGCCTGCATTGACACCCAGAATTTGTGCTACGAGCTGACCACCCATTACCAGGACGAGTTGCACCGCCCGGCCTTCCCGTATAAATTTAAAATTAAGATTGACGGCTGTCCCAACGGTTGTGTGGCTTCCATCGCTCGTTCGGATATGTCTTTGATCGGCACCTGGCGGGACGAAATTCGTATCGACCAGGAAGCGGTTCAGGCCTATATCAGAGGGGAAATCCAGCCCAACGGCGGTGCCCACAGCGGCCGCGATTGGGGCCCGTTTGACATCCAGAAGGAAGTTATAGATCTTTGCCCCACTGGCTGTATGGCTATGGAGGACGGCAAACTAGTAATCAACAATGAAGAATGCAACCGCTGCATGCACTGTATTAACGTCATGCCCAGGGCTTTAAGGCCCGGCGTCGATACGGGCGTTAGCGTGCTTTTCGGTGCCAAAGCGCCTATTTTAGAAGGCGCCCAGCTATCTGTATTGACCATCCCCTTCATGAAGGCCGAACCCCCTTACGACAACATTAAAGAGCTCCTCGAAAAGGTCTGGGATTGGTGGATTGAGGAAGGTAAAAACCGTGAACGCTTGGGTGAGCTAATCCAGCGGAAGGGACTACCTAAATTCCTCGAAGTCCTCGGCGTACCGGCCGCGCCGCAGATGGTTAAAATGCCGCGTACCAACCCTTATATATTCTGGAAGGAAGAAGACGTCCCCGGCGGCTGGAAACGGGATATCAAAGAATACCGGCAGCGGCATAAACGCTAA
- a CDS encoding dissimilatory sulfite reductase D family protein: MEEIKKAILEFAETSKKSKFYFKDLEKAVQAKIPEAKMRDIKKAATELVNEEKLIYFSTGSTTMYGLKGRGITEDQ; encoded by the coding sequence ATGGAGGAAATAAAAAAGGCCATCCTTGAATTTGCCGAAACCAGTAAAAAGAGCAAGTTTTATTTCAAGGATTTGGAAAAGGCTGTGCAGGCCAAAATACCCGAGGCTAAAATGAGGGACATTAAAAAGGCTGCCACGGAACTGGTGAACGAAGAGAAATTGATTTATTTCTCGACTGGAAGCACAACTATGTACGGCTTAAAAGGAAGGGGCATAACAGAAGACCAGTAG
- a CDS encoding helix-turn-helix domain-containing protein has protein sequence MTIGEKLKKLREERGMSLEELADRLDIAPDCMVEVEKGIRRLSMATLTEIAGIFNVDINYFTGENGNSDKNTIGARLRRLREQKGITLSELSRRSGVSLAHISEIERSRSTASLKTLEKLAAVLEVSPSSLLRSGQEDTLGNKLKRLREKMGLTQKELAQQVGISHSLIGQIETDRIQPSLATLSSLAEALGVSTCYFLMEEEEEDLYLDYRLSADVREALRRQILQEVVRALAGWEEGEIRGLLDFIHALNENRRPLQGAAEEQYQEIRRFLSRSGEEERNLVINLIKLLQGNLREEEP, from the coding sequence ATGACGATAGGGGAAAAACTAAAAAAGTTGAGGGAAGAACGGGGTATGTCCCTGGAAGAACTGGCAGACCGCCTGGATATTGCCCCGGATTGTATGGTTGAGGTAGAAAAAGGGATCAGGCGTCTCTCCATGGCCACCCTTACAGAGATAGCCGGAATTTTCAACGTTGATATTAATTACTTTACAGGGGAAAATGGGAACAGTGACAAAAATACCATTGGTGCCCGGCTGCGGCGCCTGCGTGAGCAAAAGGGAATAACCTTAAGCGAGTTAAGTCGGCGCTCCGGCGTATCCCTGGCCCATATCAGCGAGATCGAACGCTCCCGCTCGACGGCCTCATTAAAAACCTTAGAGAAACTAGCGGCCGTTTTGGAGGTATCTCCCAGTTCACTATTGCGCTCCGGGCAGGAAGATACCCTGGGGAATAAACTAAAACGCCTGCGTGAAAAAATGGGCCTCACCCAGAAAGAATTGGCGCAACAGGTAGGTATTTCCCACAGCCTCATCGGGCAGATCGAGACCGACCGCATACAACCTTCTTTGGCCACCCTGAGCAGCCTGGCAGAGGCCTTAGGGGTGTCGACCTGCTATTTCCTTATGGAAGAAGAGGAGGAAGATCTCTACCTGGATTACCGTCTGTCGGCCGACGTTAGGGAAGCCCTGCGGCGCCAGATTCTCCAGGAAGTGGTCCGTGCCCTGGCCGGCTGGGAAGAAGGGGAAATACGGGGATTACTGGATTTTATCCATGCGTTGAACGAAAACCGCCGTCCTTTGCAGGGAGCTGCGGAAGAACAGTATCAGGAAATACGCCGCTTTTTGAGCCGCAGCGGGGAAGAGGAACGAAATCTTGTAATTAATTTAATCAAACTCTTACAGGGCAATTTGAGGGAGGAAGAACCTTAG
- a CDS encoding cobyrinate a,c-diamide synthase has translation MRLVIAAPHGRSGKTTVTLGLISALRQRGLVIQPFKKGPDFIDPSWLTLAAGRPCRNLDLYFLSPEQLRSHFSACCRGADMALIEGAMGLFDGLDLEGSNSTAAVAGTLGCPVVLVIDAVRMTRSAAALVQGFQNFDPRVKIAGVILNQVARPRHEDMLRRSIEHYTGLPVLGALPKKRDFLIPDRHLGLIPAAENESLHTALAATGTAVGANIDLDALLAIASQVPELTSSAETPQLPPPRVHLGVFQDRAFTFYYPENLEALAQAGATLVPINSLEDAGLPIVDGLYIGGGFPEVFAARLEANVTLRREVKKAVAEGMPVYAECGGLMYLARRLNYKGRWYEMSGALPFDVTMSSRPQGHGYTRLLVEGENPFFSQGSIIKGHEFHNSRVINLERTNVKFLYSVQRGFGIDGRVDGILYKHVLAGYNHIYAPTHPEWAANLVMLAAGKR, from the coding sequence GTGCGCCTGGTCATCGCCGCGCCCCACGGCCGGTCGGGGAAAACAACCGTTACCCTGGGCCTGATTTCTGCCTTAAGACAAAGGGGATTGGTGATCCAGCCCTTTAAAAAGGGGCCTGATTTCATCGACCCCAGCTGGCTGACTCTGGCCGCAGGCCGTCCCTGCCGTAACCTTGATTTATATTTTCTGTCACCTGAACAGCTAAGGTCACATTTCTCCGCCTGCTGTCGTGGTGCCGATATGGCCCTCATCGAAGGCGCCATGGGCCTCTTCGACGGCCTGGATTTGGAAGGAAGCAACAGTACGGCGGCCGTCGCCGGCACCCTGGGATGTCCCGTGGTCCTGGTCATCGACGCCGTCCGTATGACCAGGAGCGCGGCGGCTCTGGTGCAAGGCTTTCAGAATTTTGACCCCCGGGTAAAGATAGCCGGCGTTATTTTAAACCAGGTTGCCCGTCCCCGCCATGAAGACATGCTGCGTCGCTCCATTGAACATTATACGGGATTACCTGTTCTAGGAGCACTACCAAAAAAGAGGGATTTTCTCATTCCGGACCGCCACCTGGGGTTAATACCGGCGGCTGAAAACGAAAGCCTCCATACCGCCCTGGCAGCAACCGGCACGGCCGTTGGCGCCAATATAGATTTGGACGCCCTACTGGCCATTGCCAGCCAGGTACCGGAACTTACATCATCGGCGGAGACGCCGCAGCTCCCTCCGCCGCGGGTACACCTGGGTGTCTTTCAGGACCGTGCCTTTACCTTTTACTATCCGGAAAATCTAGAAGCTCTGGCCCAGGCGGGGGCCACCCTTGTACCCATAAATAGCCTGGAAGATGCCGGTCTACCGATAGTCGATGGGCTGTATATAGGGGGCGGGTTTCCAGAAGTATTTGCCGCCCGGCTGGAGGCCAATGTAACTTTGCGCCGTGAGGTTAAAAAAGCCGTAGCCGAAGGAATGCCCGTATATGCCGAATGCGGGGGATTAATGTATCTCGCCAGGCGCCTAAATTACAAGGGACGCTGGTATGAAATGAGCGGAGCCTTGCCCTTTGATGTCACCATGTCCTCTCGGCCCCAGGGTCACGGCTATACGCGCCTATTAGTGGAAGGAGAAAATCCCTTCTTCAGCCAGGGAAGCATCATCAAAGGCCACGAGTTCCATAATTCCAGAGTGATTAATTTAGAACGCACAAACGTTAAATTTCTTTACAGCGTCCAGCGCGGCTTTGGTATCGACGGCCGGGTGGACGGTATCCTATACAAGCACGTTCTGGCCGGCTACAATCATATTTACGCGCCCACCCATCCCGAGTGGGCTGCCAACCTGGTAATGCTTGCGGCGGGAAAGAGATAG
- a CDS encoding DVU0298 family protein: protein MADRPLTLTPTCPFCGLPIARPKEQTVHRPNEMPVGSCPCGAVYACDLTGHNLGAAFIEALVYSCNMDWDLAWGLLPEEDYQEKVIEKYDFDTHLIVPGGFYEGRKVSGALYFIKLQPDILEVTLNGKRQKKTQALPPEARFAGTIEATRPARKYTNKEIEELVREFRVEALLDIARTDLQIIRRLQRLLYSSDALMRFRAADILGKAAAVIAVRDAQIITGLLQRLLNAVTDPGACGWGAIDAAGAIIAHLPHTFAGYIPFLYQLLLDAGLRSQTLRALGTIAEARPDPIRPAALRFLPFLEDADPATRGYAARLLGNLGTTAARDKLLALRTDAHPVVLYANGSLQYTTVGELASAALAKLQVFNPCGGAPVFQENPDAPQNQGPGRDRHGQ from the coding sequence ATGGCAGATCGCCCACTTACCCTGACACCCACCTGCCCCTTCTGCGGCTTACCCATCGCCAGGCCTAAGGAGCAGACCGTCCACCGCCCCAACGAAATGCCCGTTGGCTCTTGTCCCTGCGGTGCCGTCTACGCATGCGACCTAACGGGCCACAACCTGGGAGCGGCCTTTATCGAAGCCCTGGTCTATAGCTGTAACATGGATTGGGATCTGGCGTGGGGGCTTTTACCGGAAGAAGATTATCAAGAAAAAGTGATTGAAAAATATGATTTTGATACCCATCTAATAGTACCCGGGGGATTCTATGAAGGAAGAAAAGTCAGCGGCGCCCTTTATTTTATTAAACTGCAGCCCGACATCCTCGAAGTAACTTTAAACGGGAAGCGACAAAAAAAGACGCAGGCCTTACCCCCAGAAGCAAGATTTGCGGGAACTATTGAGGCCACTCGGCCCGCAAGGAAATATACCAACAAAGAGATCGAAGAGCTGGTGCGGGAATTTCGTGTAGAGGCGTTGTTGGACATAGCCCGAACCGATCTGCAAATAATCAGGCGTCTGCAACGGCTGCTCTACAGCAGTGACGCTCTAATGCGCTTTCGGGCCGCCGATATACTGGGTAAAGCGGCGGCCGTAATTGCCGTCCGTGATGCCCAAATTATCACCGGTCTCTTGCAACGGCTTTTAAATGCCGTTACCGATCCCGGAGCCTGCGGATGGGGGGCAATAGATGCCGCCGGTGCTATCATCGCCCATCTCCCCCACACCTTTGCCGGTTACATTCCCTTTCTGTACCAGCTACTTCTCGATGCCGGTCTCCGCTCCCAAACATTACGCGCCCTGGGCACCATTGCGGAAGCACGGCCCGACCCCATCCGCCCGGCGGCTTTGCGTTTCCTCCCCTTTCTTGAAGATGCCGATCCGGCAACTCGGGGATACGCCGCCCGGCTCCTGGGCAACCTTGGTACGACGGCCGCCAGGGATAAACTCCTCGCTTTGCGTACTGACGCCCATCCCGTCGTTCTGTACGCAAACGGCTCCCTGCAATACACGACGGTAGGTGAGCTGGCTTCTGCAGCCCTGGCCAAACTGCAGGTTTTTAATCCCTGCGGTGGGGCGCCAGTTTTTCAAGAAAATCCGGATGCACCTCAAAACCAAGGGCCAGGGCGCGATCGACATGGGCAATAG